The sequence ACATCTTCCTGTATATGATACGTGGGCTCGGCTCTTTGTCACACTATTTTGTGACCGGCGATGCGAGGATCACCCCACGTAAGTCGACTGTCCTCTCTGGTTTCGGGGTCGCGTGTAGGCCTCTTAACAAGTCTTTACAAATTCGCCGACTGGCTGAACCCGTAGGAAGGGTACGTGGATGCGATGGGATTGCCTGGCCGTTCTGGCGAAACTTTCGTCCGACGGCAAGCAGAACGAGTGAGGACAAGGGATAATCGGCGTGAGCGGCGGCAAGCCACTCGCAGCGGCATCACCAGCGGCGTAGACAGCTGGATTCGAGATGCTTTGTAGATACTCATTCACACTGACGCCGCGCTCTTCCGTCTGAACGCCAGCGGCGGCGAGATTCAAATCGTCAATCTCCGGAACACGACCGGCGCCGTGAACCACCAAATCCGCCTCAAACACCTCTCGTTCGCCGACCGTTGAAACATGGACCGAAAGCTTGTCATCGGATTTCTCGACCGACACGACTGCCTTTCCGACTTCCACTCCTACGCCGAGTCGTTTCGTCCTCTCCACCAATTGCCCGACCAGATCGGGATCAAATACCTCCAAGGGGTGCTGCCCACGGTGCAGAATCGTGACTTCGGCCCCTGCCCGTGCCGCAACATGAGCGAATTCGAAAGAGATGTATCCGCCACCAATGAAAACGATGCGTCGAGGTAATTCTTCTAGCTCTAGAAACCGATCGCTTGTAGTGACGTATTGCTCTCCAGGAATACCCAACTTCCGCGGCATCGCCCCGGCAGCAACAACTACCTTGCGGCCTTCTAATACGTCCTCTCCAACCCCGACGGCTGTGGAGTCCACGAAGCGTGCGCGCCCCGGAAGGCTGCAACACCTGCCTTGGCAAAGCTTCGCTCGCTGTTTTTCGGTACAGGATCGGTGAACGAGCGCTTGAACCGCATCAATTCTGACCAGTCGATTCGCGTGTTCTCAGAGCGGACGCCTCGCCCGTTCATCCTCTGAACCCAATCGACGACTTCAGCTACACCTACGAGCACTTTCTTGGGATCGCATCCCCGCAAGGCGCACGTTCCTCCGAAAGGGCGCGAATCAATGATGGCGACGTCCCAGCCGGCGGAACGGCACTCGTGGGCGACCGTCGAAGCTGCCGAGCCAGTCCCGATTACAATGAGATCGAATTGTTTTTTCACGACTTGAGTTCTCCCGCGGACTTGATTTGACTCCGGGGTTGATGGGCAGTGCAGCTCAACGAGACGCAGGAAGCGTCTCAGCCACACGTTTCTTCGCTTCTTGAATGGCGCGCGTAATGTCGCCCAGGCAGCAAGTCCCGCTGGGATTCTTGACCTCGCAGGCACAAAAACCGCCTTGCACCTCGGCCTTGATCTCGTCCTGCACCGAGGTTTTACCGTTGGCCTCGATATCCCGGCGGATGTCTTCGCGGCTGTAGTCGAAGCAATAGCAGAGCGGAATTGGATCCGCCGTCTCCTTGTTTCCCACTCGCACTTTCAGATCCGGTTTGTTAAACACGGCTTGATCGGAGAAATAAACAACCTCACAGTCCGCCGTGCGGCAAAAGGAATAGGCCACCGATGCCGGCACGCGCGTGTGATCTCGAACCAGGCTCTTGACAGTCAACACCGCTACAGCCTTCCCCTTTTTGCCACATGAGGGGCAGACCTCTGGCATGCTCGTCGGCGGCGAGCATGTTCCGTCCTTCGTCGTCGAACAGCAACCGGACATTACTTTTTCTCCTGACTCGATTCTTTGAATCCCGTCTTATTGATGGCTTCGCGGAGTTGTTGCTCATTGGTCTGTTCGTCATCGTACACAACAGTCGCGAGTCCCTTTTCGTGACTGACGTCGGCCCTTTTTACGCCTTTGACTTTCGTTAATGCGCTCTTGACACTGACGGCGCATGCGCCACAGGTCATACCGCTGACCTTGATCTCCGTCTTCACATCTTTGGCGAAGGCAGAGCCAGCAAAAAGAAGCAAAAGAAACAGCGTAGTAAGTGATTTCATTAGATGTGTTCTCCTCCTTGGATCGGATGGGCGCGGTAGCCCGCGTCTTGAATAGCTTGTTCAAGCTGCGCGATGGTGACCTTGCCGGCATCGAACTCGACCGTCGCCCGTTTCTGTTCGTATGAGACGATGGCGCTCTGAACACCGTTTAGATCCTTTAGTTTTTTCTGGATGGCCGTCGCGCAGGCTGTGCAATCCATGCCTTCGACGGCAAAGCTGGCACGGTCAGCGCGTGGCGCGGCGGCCGTCGTTTCCGGAGCTTTGCTCGACAGGAGCAACTCGGCAACGGGTCCCGAATAATAGGGAAACGCCGCCACGATGAGCACGACCGCCGTAGCGATCCACAACCCGATGCGACCTCTCCTGTTTGTCGCCGGTTTTTCGCATACTGATCCCGGTTCGCAAGCTTGCTTCGGTTTGCGGTAAGCGAAGTAGAATCCCAGTCCCAACAACAGGAACGTAATTCGCAACAAGTAAGGGCGCCAAGCGGCGAAGAACGCTGATGCGCCCACGATTCCAGCTCCTGCCAGTGCAAACACAATGGGCAGGATGCAGCAGAGGCTGGCTGCAATCCCTGCCATCAACGATGCTCCGATAAAGGCCTTGTCCTTCATTTTCCTTTTCTCCCAAGCGTCCGGCTACGGACTCCGAGTTCATTCGCTTTGGTGATCACTACAACTCGCTTCGATTCGCTCTCTAACGTTTCGCAGCTATCCAAGGCGGGAGCATATTTCGCAAGGTGTTTCTCAATTCCGGTGAGGACTGGTCGGAGGTCCGAATTGAGCCGATAGACTTTGTTCTTGCCATTCCATGCCCATTCCACAAATCCGCAATTCAGCAGGCAGGCCAAATTGTGCGAAATACGGCTCTGCTCGATCCCGAGCTTTTCGACCATCTCGTTCACATAGTGCGGCTTATCTCTAAGCAATTGCACAATTGAGAAACGGGTCTGGTTGGAGAGAGCGCGGAAGAACTCACGATAAAGTCTGGCCTCCAAGATAACCTCCAAATGATATGACACTGATTGCATATGAAAAGTTTCACATATTCACTGCTCCTGTCAACTCTGGAAACCGGGGCCGGGCAGGCCGGGGGTGAGTAGCAGGGGGAAGCGGAATCTCCGGAATTGTCCACAAGCTTTTTTCGAGCTCCCGCCACGTCCGTGATCCCGCCCAGCTAGAGATTCCTGCTAGCGCGGGAGACTTCTTGATCCCACCCCACGGGCATGGCGCGAGCCCTGCCTCGCGCTTTAAGCCCCCATCCGGAAGGCCCTCAGCGACTTATATCTAAATGGAATAAATCCGCCCAAGAAGATATAAATCACCTCCGCAATTCTGGCTTAGCTTCTCCCAGTCACGCAGCCCGCGATGGTTGCGAACTGAACGGAGGAGTTTCAGCCCAATGCAGCCAGACCACACCACTAAAACCAACTTCCGCTTCTCATGGACGCGCCTACGAAAGTTCGTCCCTCTACTGCTGCTCGATCTCCTGATCCCGTCCGCCGCCAACGCCCAAGGCACCGGCAGTTCTCCATGGGAAAACGCAGTCAACGTCCTTAAGACCGCCTTCACCGGTCCCATCGCCACCGGGCTTTCGCTGGTGGCCATCGTCGTCGGCGGCCTGATGTTCGCCTATGGCGAAGGCCAGTCCAAGCGCATGCTCGCCGGAATCGTCTTCGGCGTCGGCATGGCCATTGGAGCCGTGAACTTCATGGCGTGGCTGTTCCCATAAACCAGCAGAAAAGGAGGTGATGCGCCATGGCAAAGGGCGGTTCACGACAGGAGTATCGGCACAGCAAGGTGTTCAAGGCGATGAACCGCCCGTTGACCATCCTCGGGGCAGAACGGCGGCTGTTTTTTGTCGCGTTGATCTCAGGAGGCGCGATCTTTTCGCTCATGCATTCGCTGTTCGGCGGAATTCTGCTCTTTGTGGTGGGCGTGATTGCCGCGCAGCGGGCGACCAAGTATGACGTGGAGATCCTGCCGGTGCTGCTGAATTCTACCAAGTTCCGCAGGCGCTATGACCCGATGAAATGGCAGCCGGTAGAGATACGAATCGCGAGGCACGATGTTCAAGGTTGAGCACATCACGAAAGACTGGAAAGAAGCCGGATCGTTGCAGGCGCATATCAACCTGTACGGCTTCTGGGACGAACACGCGTTTCTGACCAAATCCGGCGACCTCGGGGCGGTGCTCAAGATCGGCGGGATTGATTACGAAAGCCTCGACCACTCCGGACGGGATTGTGCAGTGAAGCGCCTGGAAGCCGCCTTCCGCAGCCTCGATGACAAGACGCGGCTCTATCAGATCATGTTCAAGCACAACCAGCCTGAGATTGCGCACGCGGATTACGAGAACCCCCTGGTAAGCGCAGCCGTGGAACAGCGCGCCGAGTTTCTCCGGTCGAAGGCCGACCGGCTCTACTCAGTCGAGATCTTCTGGGTGGTGATGATAGATGGCAACTATGCCAAGAACGGCTTCCTGCAGGCGCTCTCACAGCTTCCGCGCGATCCGCTCCGTTCCGTCGAACGAATCAAGACACTCTTTGCCAGCAACCAGCAACGGACATTGCTCTATGAGCAGATCGAGCGCGACCGGCTCTTGCTCCAACAGAAGATCCAGAGTTTGAGTGGGCAGCTCAGCGACCTGACGCAGGTCGAGCTGCTAGGGGCGGAGAAGACCTTCCGGCTTGTCCGGCGTCTCGTCAACTTCCGCCCCTCCAAGATTCAGGATGCGCGGCTGCACGGGCCGCGCTTCCTCGACTGGCAGGTGTGTGATTCGGAGCTGGAGGCCCATCGCGGTTACTTGCGTCTGGACGACTACTTCGTTCGCGTCCTGACGCTGAAAGAGTTGCCGAGCGAGACGCATCCTTTATTACTAAACGGGCTGCTGGACATCCCTGCGAACTTCCATGTTGTGACCGAGTGGCACTCCGTCGAGAATGCGGTGGCCCGCAAGGAGATCAATAAGCGCCGCCGCCACTACCACAACTCCAAAACCAGCTTTCTCTCCAATCTTCAAGACCACCAGAACGCCGGGCCGCGCGACGAACTGGTGGATGACTCGAAGGAGGCCGCCGTCGCCGAGTTGGGCGATGCGCTGACGGCACTCGGCATGGAAGGAAAGTCGTTCGGCGAGTTCACGCTCTCGGTCGTGATCTACGACGAGGACCGTCTGAAGGTGGAGCACGCCATTGCGGATTTCCAGAAACTGTTCACCACGCACGATGGCCTGCTGTACGAAGAACGCTACAACCTGCTCAATGCATACTTTGCCACCGTACCCGGCAACCGGCAGTTCAATCTCCGCAAGCAGTGGGCGCTGAACTCGAATTACGCCGACCTGTCTTTTCTATTCACCGTCGATACCGGCAAGACATGGAACGCCCACCTGGAGCGGGAGTTTCTTGCCGTCCTCGAAACCGCGCACGGTGCGCCCTACTATCTGAATCTCCACAGTGGCGATGTGGCGCACACCCTGGTGCTCGGCGCGACCGGCACGGGCAAGAGCTTCACGTTGAACTTCCTGATCCAGTCGCTACAGAAATATCAGCCACTGACATTCATCTTTGATCTTGGCGGCAGCTACGAGACGCTGACGCGCGGCTTCGGCGGGACATACCTGAACGTCGGATTGAAGAATCCCGGTTTCACCATCAATCCGTTCTCACTCGACCCAACGCACGAGAATCTTAACTTTCTGTATCTGTTTGTGCGGGTTCTGATCGAAGCCAATGGCCGTTATGAACTGACACCGGATGATGAGAAGGCACTATTCGCCGCGATTGAGCGCGCCTATAAGCTGCCGCAGGAAATCCGCACGCTCTCAAACTTCGCGTCCATTCTCGGGCCGCTGGGAGAGCGGCTCCATCGTTGGACGCAAACTGGACAATTCGGGTACCTGTTCGACAACGCAGAAGACACGCTGACCTTTTCGCGCTTCCAGACCTTCAACTTCGACGGGTGGAGCGATTATCCCGACATCCTCGAACCTTTGCTCTTCTATATATTACAGCGTGCTTCGTCGGAGATCGAGAGGCCGGAGAACGCCGCTACCTTCAAGGCCTTCGTCATCGACGAGGCGTGGATCTTCCTGAAGAACCGCACGATCCGCGACTGGATCACACGAGCCGAGAAGACCTGGCGTAAGAAGAATGCAGCGATGATCCTGGCCACGCAGTCGGTCGTGGAGCTACAGGCGTCGGAGATGCTGCACGTCGTCAACGAGTCATGCCCGACAAAGATATTTCTTGCGAACCCAAACATCGACCGCAAGCTGTACGCCGAAATCTTCCAGTTCAACGATACACAGCTTGAGCTGCTCGAAAGCCTTGTACCCAAACGCGATCTATTGCTGATCCAACCCGGCAGTACCAAGAAGCTGGTGCTCGAAGTCGATGCGCTCAGCTACTGGGTCGCTACCAACAACGCCCGCGACAACCTGCGCAAGCAGGAGTATTTCGCCCGCTACGGCGCAGAGGAGGGACTGCTGCGCCTTGCCCAGGACTATCCCAACCCCCAATCCAAGGAGACGAAAGGAATCCGATGAAGACACGCATTTTCGCATCGTTGCTGTTGCTGGCGGCCACGAGCGGCTTCGCCCAGCAGACCGCCCGCGTGGTGAGGTACCACACGAACGACATCGTCAGTGTGCGCGCCAAGATGCGCTACACGACGCTCATTCAGCTTCCGGCGACGGAGAAGATTCTGGAGGTTGCCACTGGCGACAAGGACTTCTGGATCATCGATGCCACCGGCAACTACTGTTTCCTGCATCCGGCCAAGGAAGCTATCCATTCGAATCTAAACCTGATTACCGACAAGGGCAGCGTGTACTCGTTCACGCTCGACGAGGTAGAGGCCGGCGATCCCGATCTCAAAGTCGTGATCGAGCCATCGGACGCCTCTTCAGTTGCCGCTGTCAGCGGCTTGGCGAAGTTTGTTTCCGCATCGGAGGTCGTGGCAGCACAGGCCCAGGTTCAGGCCGCCCAGGCTCACGCCGCGCAGGCCGTCGAGCAGTTCCGCGCGGAATATCCCACGAAGAGCCTGAAGTTCGATTACAGCTATCGCAACGACAAGCCGTTCAATGTGTCCGCTATGTACCAGGACGGCCAGTTCACCTACATCAAATCGTCGGCCACGGAAAAGTTCTCGATCTACGAGGTCAAGGACGGCAAGCCCGACCTCATCAACTTTCAATTGAAAGACGGAACCTACGTGATTCCCAAGGTGATTGACCACGGTTATCTCGAAATCGGCAAGCATCGGCTCGCCTTTGAGCGGGCGGCGCAGTAGGAGAGGGCAATGACAGCCGAAAAACCGACTCTTGCAGCAGATACTGTTGAGCCGCCGTCCTCTGAGGTCCCGGAGCTACGCGACCGGCGCCCGAAACCGGAGGGCGTTGTGCCAAAGCAGAGCCAGGCTTACGTCATCGCCGGATTGGCGGTACTGATTCTGCTGGCAGTGATGTTCTCCAACAATCGCGCCAAGCCTGCCGCGAAGCCGAGCGCCGCGGCTCCGGCGGTCTTCTCCAGCGACGCGAATCAGCGCAACATCGACGACCTGAAACGCGACCTGACGGAAGAACAGCGGAAGAGCGAGCAACAGGCGCAGTCGCAGAAAGCTGCTGGTGCTGGAGCTTCGTCACTACCAGGCGGCGCGACGCAGCCAGGCGCAACCACAAATAATAATTCCCAGCCCCCAACCGAGCCGCCGCGTGATCCAGTGAAGGACGCAGAGCGTGCTTTGAACTTCAAAGCGCGCTTCGCGTCGAACCTCGTCCCCGTCAGTGATGCTACTGCGCATTCGGCGGCCACTCAATCGCTCGCGCTCGGGTGCTCTTTGGAAGGGGACCGGACGACGAGCGCTCCTGCGACCGCTGTACAGAGTGCTGGCGCGACACAACAAAATGGAGCGCCCACGAAGCGCGCACCTGAAGTGAGCGTCAACTCCGCCTACGGTCAGCCCTACGTCTTGTTCGAGGGAACGACGATCGACACGGCACTGGTGAATCGCCTTGATGGTGAATTCTCCGGCCCGGTGAAGGTCATGGTCACTAACCCGGTCTACAGCCAGGACCGACAGCACGTGCTCATCCCCGAAGGGACATTCATCCTTGGCGATGTGCAGAAAGTCTCTGGCTTCGGACAGAAACGCTTGGCGATTGTCTTCCACCGGATGCTGATGCCGGACGGCTACTCCGTCGATCTCGATCAGTTCCATGGCCTCGACCAGGTCGGCGAGACCGGCCCGAAGGACAAGGTCAACAACCACTACCTCGAAGTCTTCGGCGCTTCGATCGCGCTCGGCATCATCTCGGGTACGGCGGAAGCATCCACCAACGGCGGCTATAACCAGAGCGGCTCCGATATGTACCGGCAAGGCGTGGCATCGAGTTTGTCGCAGGAGAGCGCCCACGTCCTTGATCGCTTCATCAATGTTCCGCCGACTCTCACCATTCGCGAGGGCCATCGGATCAAGGTCTATCTGACGCAGGACTTGCTCCTGCCAGCGTATGAGAACCACACGATTCCGCCCAACATCTGAGCGGTGAACCGCAACCACCAACGATAACTGAGCCGGCCACGGCTGGCGAAATGGAGAATTCGATGAAATCAGGAAGGCTTTGCTGGCTTGTTTTTGTGTTTTCCGCATTACTCGCACCAACTGCGCACGCGCAGTGGGCGGTCTTTGATGCGAGCAACTATGCCAACGCCGTCGAGGAGTTCAAGCAGTTGCAGCAAATGTACACGACGGCCAACCAAACCCGCGACCAGATCATTCAGGCGTACAACCTCGCCTACCAGATGTCGCGGATGCCGCAGAACCTGTATCAGCGGTACAAGTCCGACTTCTCACAGTGGACGAATCTTTCCGCCCCGAACACCTACGGCAACACGTCAGCCTGGATCGATGCCCTGAATCTCGGCAGTCCGAGCCGCGCCACGGCGGCCTACAACAACGCGGTGATCCAACCGCAGACCTATCCGGGCAGCAGCCTCGCTGCTCAAGACTCGCTGACGCAGGCGGCGATCAAAAATCAGTACGCCACATCGGAGCTGGGCCAGGGCACGATCACCGGTACGCTGTCCACCCTAGGCACTGTGCGGTCAAACTCCGAGGCCTTCGCCCAAAAGCTCGCCAACCTCGAATCGGACACCTATTCGACCGATCCGAGCCAGCAAACCGAGATGGCCGCGCTCGGCAAGATCAACACGGCCACACTCCTGCAAATCCATTCGCAGCAGGACACCAACCAGATCCTTGCCGCGTCCGTTGCGCAGCAAACTCTGGCCGAGAAGCAGCGTATGGACGAGCAGAACCGGCTCATCAACCAGGCGATTTACTTCCAGCAGAACTTTCCGAGCACCATGCAGCGCGTCACCGGCGGTGTGAGCAATTCAATCCAGTCGATTTCGCTGAGCACGAATGGAAGGTAACGATGAATCAGAATCCATTCACATTTCTCGGCCAGGCTATCAGCCAGTTGCTCACTACCAAGAGCGCCGCCATTCAAGCGATGGGCCTGAATATGTTTCGCGGCTTGGCAGTGATCCTGATCGTCTGGTTCGGGGTGAAGGCCGCCCTGTCCGCCGCGCACGGACACGGCGGTTTCAACTTTGCACGATTTGCCGACCTGATCCTTCTGATCTCGTTCGGCCTTGGAATGCTGACCTACTACTCGACGCCAATTCCGGGCGTCGGGTACAGCTTCAGCGACCTGATCACTCAGGAGACCTTGCAGATCGCCGGACAGATCGAGTCCGACCAGACCCAGCAGATCGCCGATGCCGTGGTGAATGCCGAGGAGCAGCTCGGCAGCCCGCCCGGTATCTTCAGCTTCCACGAGTCGCTGACCTTTATCGTCATGGCCATTGCGCTGGCGGCGATGCAGGCGACGGCATTCGCGATCATCGCCTACGGCTATGTCGCATCCGCCGTCTGCGTGCTGTTGGGGCCGATCTTCATCCCGTTCTTCATCGTGCCGAAGATGGACTGGCTCTTTTGGGGCTGGTTCAAGGCATTCATCGGCTTCAGCTTCTATCAGGTCATCGCCTCGGCCTTTATCTATGTCTTCGCCAAGGTGCTCACGGCGATGTTTCAGGTCATCGGCAAAATCAGCATCTCGAATGCGTTGACCGTCCTGCCCGCCCTCTTTATCACCCTTATGGTCTGCATCTACGGGCTGGCCAAGATACCGGAGCTGACAGGCGCGATTCTCAGTGGCCACGCCGGAACCTGGATCAATCCCATGGGGAGCTAACGCCATGAAGAATACTTCGTTTCAAACGTCGGAAGCCGGGCACAAGTTCATCGAGCTATATGCGGAGTCGATGGTCACGAACACCTACCTGAAGGTTGCTCTGCTGGTGCTCTCCGTCGTCGTGCTCACTTTGCTCACGCTTCTCTGGCGAGCCGAGACGGCTGCCTCCCGGATGAAGCCGCTGATCATCTCCATCTCGGACCTCGGGCGCGGCCAGGTAATGAACTATGACGATTTCTCGAAGATCCCCGTTGACCGCGTGAGCAAATATTATCTTGCCCGCTGGTGCCAGCTTTACTACGGCCGCAATCACGCGACATTGCAGCGGGACTTCTCACAGTCGCTCGATTTCTTCTCCAGCCAGTTGCAGTCCGCCACTCTTCAGCGGGTTAACCAGCAGAAGACCTTGCAGACATTCCTGCTCGATCCGAGTGCGCCGGACGTGGACATCGAGATCGACGCCGTCAATCTTATCGACCTGCGTCAGCCGCCTTACAGCGCGCAGATTCAGTTCGAGAAAGTCTTCCGCTCACCCGGCGATGGAGCCGAACAGCGAAGGGAACGCTGGACCGCGAATGTCATTTATAGCTTCCGCGATTCAGTACCGAACGCCATGCTCCTCACCAATCCGCTCGGCCTCGTCATCAGCTACGTACACGAAGACCAGGCGTTCGGGAGTTAAAAATCATGCGACCGAAAAAACCCATCCTGCTTTACTGCGCCGACCGCGAACTGCTCTCGATGATGGCCTTCGCGCTGCGCCTCCATCCCTACGATGTCACGGCAGTCGAAGATAGCCGAAACGCTGCAGCGCTCATGATGACAGGCAATACGGAGCTTGTCTGCGGCATTCTGATCCACGCGCAGCAGGGCGACCTCGCAGGCAGGTTGATTCATCGGCTGCTCGAAGTGGATCTGCATGTGCCCGTGTTGCTGGTGGACCGCGCCGGCGATCTCGCACCCGTCCGCTATGCAGACATGGTGCTGTATGGCCGCAATACCTCGATGGAGCACATCCTGGGTGCCCTCGCTGTGCTCTGCGCGCGGAAGCGCGGACCACGGAGTGCGGCATGAGTGATCTAGTTCTTTCAGGCAGCCAGTTTGAGCTTAGGCCGAAGGCCAAGCCGCGAAGCGATGGTCAGCAGCGTATCCAGGGAGAAGTCTTTCCATTCGCCGCGCTTGATCTTCGAAACGCGCGGCTGCGAGATACCCAACTCTCTGGCGGCTACTGCCTGTGTCCAGCCTTTGGCCGCGATGCGTTTCTCGATCCGGATCATTACCTCCGTGCGCATCTTGAGGATGGCCGCTTCATCTTCATCAAAGCCGAGGTCAAGAAAGATATTGCTGCTTCCTTTGGTGATCCTGCTGTCGTCCCAACGGGAGTCGGTCTTCTTCATTTGTCATTCTCCAATCAGCTTGTATCGCCGTTTCGCAAGCTCCAGGTCGTTCTGACTTGTCTTCCGCGTTTTCTTCTCGAAGGCGTGAAGCACGTAAATGGCATCTGCGAACTTCGCCACATAAATCACGCGCCAGGCTCCATTGATATGGACCCGGATCTCATAGGCTCCTTTGCCCACGTCCTTCATTGGTTTGAAGTCAACCGGCATCAGCCCGTTCTGCACCCGGAGAAGCTCAGCGCCCAGCGCCTTGCGGACCTCCGCTGGAAACTCCCGCAGATCGTCCCGGCTGCTGCCAATGAACAAAATGGGCTTCGTTTCCATTCAAGCAATTATATCAATATTTATCTAACTCCAACAGCCGTCTGCAAGTCACAATTTATGCAAATGCCGGAGATGCAACCATGAGGTACATCTCCGTGTGTTCCGGCATTGAGGCCGTTTCGGTTGCGTGGCAACCGCTCGGCTGGCAGCCAGCGATGTTCGCCGAAATCGATCCCTTCTGCTGCTGGCTGTTGCGCTCGCGCTATCGCACATCGCGGCCCATCTTCATGCCCAGCCCGACCGATGCGCCGGACAGGAGAGAAGCCAAATGCCGCGCGGCAGCCATTCGCAACATCGTTGCTCTTCCTGTCTGCGGCGACGTGATCAACGCAGGGGATTTCACTCGCATAGGTAAAGAGGATGTGGGAACAATCGACCTTCTGGCCGGAGGAACACCTTGCCAGTCTTTCTCCGTCGCCGGTAAACGAGCGGGACTGGATGACCCGCGTGGCAACCTCACCATCGAGTTTGCTCGACTTGCTGATCGGCTCCGGCCCCCTTGGCTGGTGTGGGAGAACGTCCCCGGCGTCCTGTCAATCGACGGAGGACGGACGTTTGGAGCCTTCCTCGGCATGTTGGTCGAGTGCGGGTATGGGGTCGCCTACCGAGTTCTGGACGCTAGATTTTTCGGAGTACCCCAGCGACGGCGTCGCGTCTTCGTTGTCGGACATCTTGGAGACTGGAGAGGTCCCGCGGCAGTATTTCTTGAGTTCGCGGGCCTGTCGGGGTATCCTCCGCCGCGCCGAGAAACGCGGCAAGGAGCTGCCAGCGGCGTTGAAGTCGGCCCTGCTGGCGGTCGCCTCACAGACACTGCTCCTACCCTCGATAGGGGATGCAAGGATGGCTTCGTCCGCAATCAGCTAGGCGTCGGCATTCTTTCATCGACGGAGGAAATATCCCATTGCCTGAACGCTGGCGGCATGGGCCGACAGGACTTCGAGACAGAGACTTTGATCGCTCATTCGCTCTCAGCCGATGGCTTCGACGGGAGCGAAGACGGCACCGGGCGTGGAACGCCCGTAGTGCCTGTCGCCATCTTTACCGCACATACCCAGTCCAACGGCAGCGGCTTCTCCAAGGACATTGCTCACACATTGGAGAGCGGCGGTGCTCAGGCTGTCGCCTTTGCGCAGAACTGTCGCGACGAGGTGCGGCTGCACGGCGGAGATGGCAGAACAGTCGGCGCGTTGGCGGCGCAGCCAGGCGCGAAACAGCAATGCTATGTCGCCTTCTCTGTAAAGGACTCCGGTGCCGATGCGAGCGACGTCGCACCGACACTCCGTGGCATGGGCCACGATTCGAGCCATCCCAACGGCGGCGGCCAGGTAGCCATCGCATTTTCGCAGAACCAGTCCGGTGACGTTCTGGCCGGCGATGTAATGCCCTCGCTTGGAACAAGTCAGAATGCAACAGGCCGGAATGCGGCCACCGTCGCGTTCACGCTCCACGGCAGCGATGGGACGGCAAGCTCTGCTTCATCCACCGAAGTCGCGGGGAGTCTTCGTACCGGCGCTCCCGGCAGCATCGAGAACAGCTCGACCACGGCTGTGCTTCAGGAACAGTCCATCGCTTGGTCTGGAGAACTCACGGCATCGATCGATGTAGCCGGGACGCTTCAACGCGGAGGCGAAGGTGGACGTCCCGATGGCGTGATGACGCAGCAGATGGCCGTGCGGAGGCTAACGCCGCGCGAGTGCGAGCGATTGCAGGGATTTCCAGACGACTACACGCTCGTCGAGTACCGCGGCAAGCTGGCCTCCGATGGTCCTCGCTATAAGGC is a genomic window of Terriglobia bacterium containing:
- a CDS encoding TrbG/VirB9 family P-type conjugative transfer protein, which translates into the protein MKTRIFASLLLLAATSGFAQQTARVVRYHTNDIVSVRAKMRYTTLIQLPATEKILEVATGDKDFWIIDATGNYCFLHPAKEAIHSNLNLITDKGSVYSFTLDEVEAGDPDLKVVIEPSDASSVAAVSGLAKFVSASEVVAAQAQVQAAQAHAAQAVEQFRAEYPTKSLKFDYSYRNDKPFNVSAMYQDGQFTYIKSSATEKFSIYEVKDGKPDLINFQLKDGTYVIPKVIDHGYLEIGKHRLAFERAAQ
- a CDS encoding TrbI/VirB10 family protein — translated: MTAEKPTLAADTVEPPSSEVPELRDRRPKPEGVVPKQSQAYVIAGLAVLILLAVMFSNNRAKPAAKPSAAAPAVFSSDANQRNIDDLKRDLTEEQRKSEQQAQSQKAAGAGASSLPGGATQPGATTNNNSQPPTEPPRDPVKDAERALNFKARFASNLVPVSDATAHSAATQSLALGCSLEGDRTTSAPATAVQSAGATQQNGAPTKRAPEVSVNSAYGQPYVLFEGTTIDTALVNRLDGEFSGPVKVMVTNPVYSQDRQHVLIPEGTFILGDVQKVSGFGQKRLAIVFHRMLMPDGYSVDLDQFHGLDQVGETGPKDKVNNHYLEVFGASIALGIISGTAEASTNGGYNQSGSDMYRQGVASSLSQESAHVLDRFINVPPTLTIREGHRIKVYLTQDLLLPAYENHTIPPNI
- a CDS encoding type IV secretion system protein; translated protein: MNQNPFTFLGQAISQLLTTKSAAIQAMGLNMFRGLAVILIVWFGVKAALSAAHGHGGFNFARFADLILLISFGLGMLTYYSTPIPGVGYSFSDLITQETLQIAGQIESDQTQQIADAVVNAEEQLGSPPGIFSFHESLTFIVMAIALAAMQATAFAIIAYGYVASAVCVLLGPIFIPFFIVPKMDWLFWGWFKAFIGFSFYQVIASAFIYVFAKVLTAMFQVIGKISISNALTVLPALFITLMVCIYGLAKIPELTGAILSGHAGTWINPMGS
- a CDS encoding VirB8/TrbF family protein gives rise to the protein MKNTSFQTSEAGHKFIELYAESMVTNTYLKVALLVLSVVVLTLLTLLWRAETAASRMKPLIISISDLGRGQVMNYDDFSKIPVDRVSKYYLARWCQLYYGRNHATLQRDFSQSLDFFSSQLQSATLQRVNQQKTLQTFLLDPSAPDVDIEIDAVNLIDLRQPPYSAQIQFEKVFRSPGDGAEQRRERWTANVIYSFRDSVPNAMLLTNPLGLVISYVHEDQAFGS
- a CDS encoding XRE family transcriptional regulator encodes the protein MKKTDSRWDDSRITKGSSNIFLDLGFDEDEAAILKMRTEVMIRIEKRIAAKGWTQAVAARELGISQPRVSKIKRGEWKDFSLDTLLTIASRLGLRPKLKLAA
- a CDS encoding type II toxin-antitoxin system RelE/ParE family toxin, yielding METKPILFIGSSRDDLREFPAEVRKALGAELLRVQNGLMPVDFKPMKDVGKGAYEIRVHINGAWRVIYVAKFADAIYVLHAFEKKTRKTSQNDLELAKRRYKLIGE